The genomic stretch CGACGTCAGTTAAATAGGGTCAACTTAAAATTAGTAGGTTTATAAgctatttttcatttaatttattatttaataatttagcGTGTGATTTTATTTTACTAGATTGTGTTTCGATGGAGCAGCAGTTATTGGGTTATGAGGATGAGATGTATAGATTGGATCACGCTGAGCACATTGCTGGGAGGCTTGATCGAGTGGTAtagttttttctctttttttattttattgtatttaataaGCAGTGAGCTTGCTATTATATTTCTTCACCgtcccttttttttcttaatttttttttcatttggtAGGTGCCTCGAATCTTGCACACTAGACGGAATCTGATGACACGGCCACCGGAGCAGATTAGGCCATATCTGAGACGAGCTGGGTTTGAGTACGTGGCCTATATGGTCGAGTTCGAGCAAGATTGGTCACTTGCCTCGGCATTGATAGAGAGGTGGAGGCCTGAGTCCCATATCTTTCATCTATCGTGCGGGAAGATGACTATCACCATGCAGGACGTGACCTATCAGTTGGGACTCAGGATTGACAGTGATCTTGTGAGTGGATGCATAGGTGGGTGGGAGCAACATCATCAGGGTACGGACCATTGAGGAGTTATGTGAGCAGATTCTAAGTGTTGTTCCTGGCCCAGAGGACAGACAGTCACAAACGAAGTGGACTGTGAAGCTCACTTGGTTCCACAACACAGTTTGTGGAAAGCTGGAGCAGGACGCCACAGAGGAGCGCCTGATGAGGTACACGAGAGGATACATCATGCAGTTGATAGGGGTATCCTCTTCCCAGATGCATCGTCTTCCGATATATCATCATATAGACCTGCGTCCGTCCCTCCCGTATATGACATGGTACCTACAGTGGGCGCACACAGAGTTATTTGGTTTGGGTGACCAGCACTTAGTCGCTGCTAGGGTGGTGCCAAAGGACCTGCCCATACATCATCCACTTGCTCTAGACCTGCATCAGCTAGACGATGGTCACCTGCCGGAGCTCAGGCCAGTTGCCGGAGGAGGGAGAGGTAGGGGGCGGGGGAGAGCCAGGGGGAGAGGTAGACGTGGCGGAGGGCACAGGAGGCAGGGTCCTGACAAGGTTTCTCGCAACAAAGACCCTGTCAACCCGCTCGCTCACGGTATCGAGGATGCAGGCCAGACGGTGGGGTCTGTGTCAGGACCCGTTCCTAGTGACTACTTGTCTCTGAGACCTCCTGGGTCACATCATTCGGATGTTGGGACCAATCATCAGGGGTCGAGGCCAGAGGCGAGTGTTCATTTTGACATCGGCACCCAATTTCAGATACCTTTTAGCCCATCAGATCTCGAACTCCCCGGCCCGACTACCAGCCCATATTGGATATGCAGGACATGATTGATGTCACGTTGATGGTGCCGAACTAGATGACAGGCACCCTACAGGGAGGTGAAGACGGATTTGGAGATATGTTGATGATGCCACAGCAGACCCAGCCATTCTCACAGATGCACACTACACTACCTCAGTCTGCATACTTGCCACACCACTTCGATTCTGATCATTATAGTGGGTCATCCTCCACTGCGGATTATGCGACGATGAGGGATCAGATGAGTACTCTAACGCCTGGCTCGGTCCCTCCACTTGGTCATGGTCAGCGAGATGTTAGACCATCTGCGTGTGGCACAGGTGAGTGTCTCGATCCTAAGCCCCACGGACGACATGCTGGCCCACGAGGAGGGAGGCGAGGGCGGGGTTAGTAGCTTCTAGTTCTTTATGGTTATTGTATGGAATTAATGTACAAAAGGTCACTTTGTTATAAAACTTTCATATATAGATTATTTATGATGAAAACagtaattatttataatattatatatcaCTGCGTTAAATATCACTGCGTTATATATCACGGCGGTACATAACTTTTTTAACGACATATAACATTGTAGTTCATGCACACTGTAACATCCTAATacttttaaacttttatttgGTTTATACTTAGTAGCTGATATTCAAAACCTTAcgaaattttgtttttaaaacaaatatgaaatatttatataaaataatatatataaaaaatattgaataactaatttttattagaaTAGTTACTAGTTGAAAAATATAAGTGGATCTGAAAATATTAACATAAAAAACGACGTGCCAAATTATGAAGGCACAACAATGACAAGCTTTACCCATACCAAATAATCACAAAAAGAAACATCATAATTACAATTGCAATCACTCAATAAGGATGAAACAAGACAAATAAGAAATCCTAATTCCCTTAACTTGTTTAAATATGACTGAAACAATCGCCTATCCTTCCTTCTTAAGATAAACGCTTAATGTTTCGTATCTACATTCTTGATGGCTCGCTCCTAATAGTTCACTTGTCTTTTCACCTCAACTAAGCAGTGTATTGCTTTGTGCCGCATCCTTCCTGAAGATGGTACGGAGAGAGAGGGGTGAGAAACAAAAGTTTCTCAGTAGTTTATCTATATGGTGTCATCGTATCCATCTCCAACCACTCcgagttttaaaataaaaacagtgATAATGCAAGGTTgttcaattattattttcaaaaatccttgtTAGTCGGAGTGGTGTGACTTTTAGATGCTTCTCATTTACTTATGTTATGACATGTGTGATGCATACAAAATGCCTATAGCGTTAAAACATATAAACTCATAAACCTTGGTTTGATGTTCTCATAGGCCATAAAGTaaggcaaaataaataataaataagagaaGAATAGTAACATTGGAATAGATAAGTCAAACAGGATAGATCTGAATAAAATAGAGATCTTAAACAATATCATACATCATACAAAAGGAATTTTGGATAAAGGAAGGATCTTTAAATGCAATCATAATCATAAattaaaaaggataaaaaaagaACAATCATGATCATACTTTTCATTGTactttttattactttttctcgTAGCTTTTATGGAAGGTATTGAGCTCAAATCGGTATAAAAGGTGGGAGtccccttcccttaccgaaaGTTCTTATCCCAAACGTCTTGGCGAttaccttcccttaccgaaggatcatctcgatcgatcaccttcccttaccgaaggatcatatcgatatcttgtctttgggggtcaccttcccttaccaAAGGATCATTCCCTCAGTTCAATTTACAATCAAGGTTATTTAGACATACACAAGAAAAGAGTTATATCAACAAAGAtatcttattatataaaattgatgggagttcccttcccttaccgaaggttcCCAAAAGTTTGtcgatcaccttcccttactGAAGGATCATCTCGATTTTCTTGTCTTTGGtggtcaccttcccttaccgaaggatcattccTTTAGTTCTTTAATGCACATAAGATTGTTATTATAATGCATAATGTGTATGAAGAAAAGAGACATTATATCATGACATGTAATGCTAACATCTATATCCAAAAACATTTAACATATGACATAAAAATTAGCATAAAACCCCCTACCTCGAGTAAAGTTTCAATAGGTGTTCCGATGCAAATAGATGCAGTTTGTTAGTGAAGAGAGACTTGTTCTATAGCTAGACTTTGTGTATACTAGAATGTTTTATATAGAAAAATAGAATAGAATGAGAAAGGAAGGATCAAATAGCTATCAGGTATATGCAGATTATGTTAGGAGGCATTTAGGTGAAATCTTCAATCTGAATCGTCACTTTGTGAGCCCTATAAAGTTTTCTACGTTTGGAATTTAGAAATAGCTATTAGAGACAAATTTATATAGAATTGAATTATCTTTAAAATGAATCTTAAACAAAGTCAATCGGATAACCACAGcttgagatatttttgaaatactGTTAGTATATTAGGCTGGCTGATAAGAGCGTGATTTTCTACTATGAATTTGTAACCAATTTATCTACCTAATTTAATTCGAAGTTGATTTTATACTGAACTTAAGAAATAGAGCTAGTATTCTTATCTTTTCATATAACTaaatattattcaaatttaataaATGTAGAATTAATTATGACTATATTTTAAAAGGTTGTTTATTGTCGGTTAGAGATTAACTACAGCTAGTGTTTTcatatgtttaaattttaaattcaaatcttaaatCGTTaccattttaattaattaattagttataaaaaaatgaCTTGATTCAAAAAGTTGGGATGTTACACAcacaaataatttatttagtgACATATAACATTGTAGTTCATGCatacaataatttatttaaaacaacTACAACTATCGTCGACTAGAAGATGCCCCTCCATCACCAAGAGCGGTGCAAGTCCTCCGCGTGTGTCCGCTTTGGCGACACAATCCGCACCGCTTCTCCCCGTTATGCTCAATGTCATCTATGTTGTTACGAATCCTGGAGCTCATGCGCGCGACCTCTCTTCACTCTCATCATCCTAGGGTTGGGCCAGATTCGGGGACCGTCATACGATGACCAATCATCATCGTGCCCTATCGATCGAAACTCTGATCTGTAAACATTGAAGACCGACTCCATGCGGTACATAGGGTGAACAAACTGCTTCCAATCAAGTCTTGCATGAGAGCAAGCTACAAACATGTGACGACAAGGGATATGAAGAGCCTGAAAATACCCACAATAATACTTGCGCTCATCAAGCAGCACCTGATAATTCTGTTGCCTGGATCCAGGAACTGCCGCTAACTCTTCAACCATGAAGTTTGTCCTCGATCGATCAAACTGGTAAATATTCATAGTGTTCACGTGCTTCGAGTTGAATTCTATGGCCTTCATCAATGTCTGTGAGAATTCAGCACCGACCTGAAGTTGGGCCAGTGCCTCCGAACCCTTCCTTGCAAAAAGTTCACCCAAATGAAAATAACTTAACTTAACAAGAGCCATGATTGGCAAATTGCAAGAACCCTTCATAACAGCATTAATGCACTTGAAGATATTGGTTGTCATGTGACCAAATCGACGACCCTCATCAGCATACTGTGCCCACTGTGACCGTGGCATTTTTTCAACCCAGTTTGTAATAGCTACATTTTCGCCCCTCAGACGGCCATAATAATGAGCGAACTCACGATGCGACTTCGAGTACGCTGCATTAATAAGAACCTTCTTCAAGTATTTGTTCTTAAAGTGGGTCATGAAGTTGGCTGCAATGTGTCTTGTACAAAATACTTGGAAGGCATGAGGTGGTTTCCATAAACTCCCTTCGACATTCAGTGCTCCATCAATGGACTTGTGTCtgtctgaaatcactaacaccCCTGGTTGTGGTTTCACATGCTTCCGTAGGTACGAAAG from Arachis stenosperma cultivar V10309 chromosome 9, arast.V10309.gnm1.PFL2, whole genome shotgun sequence encodes the following:
- the LOC130948349 gene encoding uncharacterized protein LOC130948349, with amino-acid sequence MDDGLESYNGSAIIDPMVEQYEVNPDDGDDADEEPPEIPDDGDEEEEMNYYDHFTRLNLNAMTSDWSFTQGGPEEFPSNDFEVGQQFGNKEEVMLVVKQYNIRRAAEYKIVESDHLRLDSNVIAQHIFTMVKADPTISIRILQGGVENHFGYKASYRKVWLAKQKVIARIYGDWEESYNELPRWLFAIQMYLLAFKYCKPLISIDGTHLYGKYGGTLLMAIAQDNNANILPITFAVVEGETKEAWSFFLSYLRKHVKPQPGVLVISDRHKSIDGALNVEGSLWKPPHAFQVFCTRHIAANFMTHFKNKYLKKVLINAAYSKSHREFAHYYGRLRGENVAITNWVEKMPRSQWAQYADEGRRFGHMTTNIFKCINAVMKGSCNLPIMALVKLSYFHLGELFARKGSEALAQLQVGAEFSQTLMKAIEFNSKHVNTMNIYQFDRSRTNFMVEELAAVPGSRQQNYQVLLDERKYYCGYFQALHIPCRHMFVACSHARLDWKQFVHPMYRMESVFNVYRSEFRSIGHDDDWSSYDGPRIWPNPRMMRVKRGRAHELQDS